One stretch of Syntrophobacterales bacterium DNA includes these proteins:
- the holA gene encoding DNA polymerase III subunit delta produces MAAHKEDAVEASSFKEVIAELARGKAAPPCFLLYGEEEFQLQDALDKIVDTLLPVVKERDFNLFATDGEHEDVGALCEALITPPLLPGRKVVIVKNTRLFDSKNNLPQLISRIRERLESDPVRATAEFMQFLALAGLQLDDLRDGGWRKMDDEGWQKLVPGDDGGQREAWLPRIVEIAVDRKAAPVVKRPDEAERLERILSGGMPAANHLILTAPGADRRKKLFKTIAAVGRILVFEKIKKELKQQQTVMELAAASLARSGKKISGGGWETLGKKTGFSLRESLGAIEKLITYAGENAVIEAADVEAVVGRTKEDVIFALTGAISARKLPDALTALRELLEQGEAPLMIFAMLTREIRLLLQARLLIDAGRLKSFNANTTDYGRFQRLIYPSLKQPQAEDQLDLVSQHPFVVFQALKNAARFTRRELIAYLGLLAQTDLELKSTNLPQPLLLERFLVSSCRPGLKVS; encoded by the coding sequence ATGGCTGCTCACAAAGAAGATGCCGTTGAGGCTTCGTCCTTCAAAGAGGTCATCGCCGAACTTGCCAGGGGCAAGGCGGCGCCTCCGTGCTTTCTGCTCTACGGAGAAGAGGAATTCCAGCTTCAGGATGCCCTGGACAAGATTGTCGATACGCTGCTTCCCGTTGTCAAAGAGCGTGATTTCAATCTCTTTGCGACAGACGGCGAGCACGAGGATGTGGGCGCCCTTTGCGAAGCGCTGATTACCCCGCCGCTTTTGCCGGGGCGAAAAGTCGTGATCGTTAAAAATACCCGCCTTTTTGACTCTAAAAATAATCTTCCCCAGCTCATTTCCCGAATACGGGAGCGCCTGGAATCCGACCCGGTGCGGGCCACTGCCGAGTTCATGCAGTTTCTGGCGCTTGCCGGTTTGCAACTGGATGACCTTCGGGACGGAGGCTGGCGGAAAATGGATGACGAAGGGTGGCAGAAACTGGTTCCCGGCGACGACGGGGGGCAAAGGGAGGCGTGGCTTCCCCGGATTGTGGAAATTGCGGTTGACAGAAAAGCCGCGCCCGTTGTCAAAAGGCCGGATGAAGCAGAGCGACTGGAGAGGATTTTATCCGGGGGCATGCCGGCGGCCAATCATCTCATTTTGACGGCGCCCGGGGCTGATCGTAGAAAAAAGCTATTTAAAACAATTGCCGCCGTCGGGCGGATTCTCGTTTTCGAGAAGATAAAAAAAGAGCTGAAACAGCAGCAAACGGTTATGGAACTGGCCGCCGCCAGCCTTGCCAGGAGCGGGAAAAAGATTTCCGGCGGCGGTTGGGAAACTCTCGGGAAAAAAACCGGGTTCAGTCTGCGGGAGTCGCTGGGGGCAATAGAGAAGCTGATTACATACGCCGGCGAGAATGCCGTGATCGAGGCTGCCGATGTGGAGGCCGTCGTCGGCAGGACCAAGGAGGATGTGATCTTCGCACTGACTGGGGCTATCTCTGCAAGAAAACTGCCAGACGCTCTTACAGCGCTGCGGGAGCTGCTTGAACAGGGCGAGGCGCCGCTGATGATCTTTGCGATGCTGACCAGGGAAATCCGGCTGCTGCTGCAGGCGAGGCTTTTGATCGATGCGGGACGACTCAAATCATTCAACGCCAATACGACGGACTACGGGCGTTTCCAGAGGCTTATCTATCCGTCCCTGAAGCAGCCGCAAGCGGAGGATCAGCTCGATCTCGTCTCGCAGCACCCGTTTGTTGTTTTTCAGGCGCTAAAGAATGCGGCGCGTTTCACCCGCCGGGAACTGATCGCTTATCTGGGGCTGCTCGCCCAGACCGATCTGGAACTCAAATCAACCAACCTCCCGCAGCCGTTGCTCCTGGAGCGTTTTCTTGTTTCCTCCTGCCGCCCCGGGCTCAAAGTTTCCTGA
- a CDS encoding TIGR00730 family Rossman fold protein: MAEKQYVVDALSIEESWRIFRIMAEFVDAIETLTGAKRAVSIFGSARTKPGDVYYEKAEKLAGLLAKGGFGVITGGGPGVMEAGNKGAAEAGGQSVGMNIRLPYEQKPNIYANVSIDYKYFFIRKVMFVKYSVAYVIMPGGFGTMDELFEALTLIQTKRIKSFPVILMGSEYWRGLVDWLRETMLPAGKISAHDLDLIQVIDEPEDVFRYIEKYVII, encoded by the coding sequence ATGGCTGAAAAACAATATGTAGTGGATGCCCTCTCCATTGAGGAGTCATGGCGCATATTCCGGATCATGGCGGAGTTTGTGGATGCCATCGAGACCCTTACCGGGGCCAAGCGCGCGGTCAGCATTTTCGGCTCGGCCCGAACGAAGCCCGGCGATGTCTATTACGAGAAGGCCGAGAAGCTCGCAGGTTTGCTTGCGAAAGGCGGGTTTGGCGTAATAACCGGCGGCGGACCCGGCGTGATGGAGGCGGGAAACAAGGGGGCGGCGGAGGCCGGCGGGCAGTCGGTGGGGATGAACATCCGCCTGCCCTATGAGCAAAAGCCTAATATTTACGCCAACGTAAGTATTGACTACAAGTACTTTTTCATTCGCAAGGTCATGTTCGTCAAGTACTCCGTCGCCTATGTAATCATGCCCGGCGGTTTTGGAACTATGGACGAACTCTTCGAGGCGTTGACCCTGATCCAGACGAAACGGATAAAGAGTTTCCCCGTTATCCTGATGGGGAGCGAATACTGGCGGGGGCTTGTGGACTGGCTTCGGGAAACGATGCTGCCAGCCGGCAAAATTTCCGCCCACGATCTCGACCTTATTCAGGTTATAGACGAGCCGGAGGATGTTTTCCGGTATATCGAGAAGTACGTAATCATATAG
- the rpsU gene encoding 30S ribosomal protein S21 has protein sequence MEVKVFDNDVEKALKILKNKLSKSGLFKELKLRRAYEKPSVKRKRKAIEARRRLAKVQRRKIF, from the coding sequence TTGGAAGTAAAGGTATTTGACAACGATGTAGAAAAGGCATTGAAGATCCTGAAGAACAAGCTTTCCAAGAGCGGGCTGTTTAAGGAATTGAAACTGCGCCGCGCCTACGAAAAACCTTCGGTGAAGCGCAAGCGCAAGGCCATCGAGGCGCGTCGGCGCCTGGCCAAGGTGCAGAGACGCAAGATTTTTTAA
- the hisC gene encoding histidinol-phosphate transaminase, translating into MDIKSVIKEEVLAHQAYPVENARYPVKLDANENPLTISAGLRAEFAARLAEIFLNRYPEAGAPSLSGRFAESFGVKPEQVIIGNGSDELIQILCSAVARPGAEVMIPTPTFAMYRISPVNAGCRVVEVPLDGAFDLDVAAMSAQSKAHPPALAFLASPNNPTGNCFSRDRIAAIIESFPGIVVVDEAYQNFCGQTFLPLLAKYDNLVILRTLSKIGFAAARLGLLVGSPELVYELNKVRLPYNLSALSQAAAGFYLDHEEVFLKQAEEIRLWREELYAELLAIAGIKPWRSDANFIFFSCDFDSDRIYSELLAGGVLVKNFNMPGRIKNFMRVTVGTPEENGIFIKKLKEILQQLGA; encoded by the coding sequence ATGGATATAAAATCCGTAATCAAGGAAGAGGTGCTTGCCCATCAGGCGTATCCGGTAGAAAACGCCCGGTATCCGGTCAAGCTCGATGCGAATGAAAATCCGCTGACGATTTCCGCAGGGTTGCGGGCGGAGTTTGCGGCCCGGCTTGCGGAAATTTTCCTCAACCGCTATCCGGAGGCGGGCGCGCCAAGCTTGTCTGGCCGCTTTGCCGAAAGTTTCGGCGTTAAGCCGGAGCAGGTCATTATCGGCAACGGTTCAGACGAACTGATTCAGATTCTCTGCAGTGCGGTGGCCCGTCCGGGGGCTGAGGTCATGATTCCGACGCCGACTTTTGCTATGTACCGCATCTCTCCGGTTAATGCCGGGTGCCGGGTTGTGGAGGTCCCGCTCGACGGCGCGTTTGATCTTGACGTCGCCGCGATGAGCGCGCAGAGCAAAGCGCACCCCCCGGCCCTCGCCTTTCTGGCCTCGCCCAACAATCCCACCGGAAATTGCTTCAGCCGTGACCGCATTGCAGCGATCATTGAAAGTTTCCCCGGCATTGTCGTTGTTGACGAGGCGTACCAAAACTTTTGCGGGCAAACATTTTTGCCGCTCCTTGCAAAATACGATAATCTGGTGATTCTTCGCACCCTGTCGAAGATAGGCTTTGCCGCGGCCCGCCTCGGCCTCCTCGTCGGCAGCCCCGAACTGGTTTACGAGCTAAACAAGGTGCGGCTTCCCTATAATCTCAGTGCGCTTTCCCAGGCGGCTGCCGGTTTCTACCTCGATCATGAAGAGGTATTCCTGAAACAGGCAGAAGAGATTCGCCTCTGGCGGGAGGAGCTTTATGCCGAGTTGCTGGCAATAGCCGGGATAAAGCCGTGGCGTTCCGATGCAAATTTCATTTTTTTTAGTTGCGATTTCGATTCCGATCGTATATACAGCGAACTCTTAGCGGGAGGAGTTCTTGTCAAGAACTTCAATATGCCCGGAAGGATTAAGAACTTCATGCGCGTTACCGTCGGTACGCCTGAAGAAAACGGTATTTTTATAAAAAAACTGAAAGAAATTTTACAACAGTTAGGGGCGTGA
- the gcvH gene encoding glycine cleavage system protein GcvH has product MKIFPDDLLYSREHFWVRVDGDLATIGLTDHGQDKLGEIVSLDLPETDSYVEWNEPFGSIESSGVTIDLIAPVSGVVMNVNDDITDDAGVINSDPYDTGWLLVVEMEDQSELDDLLDAAAYQDFVLQEGDLD; this is encoded by the coding sequence ATGAAAATATTTCCGGATGATCTGCTGTACAGTCGCGAGCATTTCTGGGTACGGGTGGATGGTGATCTGGCAACGATCGGTCTTACGGATCATGGCCAGGATAAACTGGGAGAGATTGTTTCGCTGGATCTTCCCGAAACGGACTCGTACGTCGAATGGAACGAGCCGTTCGGGAGCATTGAATCTTCCGGGGTCACAATTGACCTGATAGCCCCGGTAAGCGGCGTTGTGATGAATGTCAATGACGATATTACCGACGATGCGGGCGTTATCAACAGCGATCCCTATGATACCGGCTGGCTGCTGGTGGTGGAGATGGAGGATCAGTCAGAACTGGACGATCTCCTCGATGCCGCGGCTTACCAGGATTTTGTGCTCCAGGAGGGCGATCTCGATTAG
- a CDS encoding Xaa-Pro peptidase family protein — MQPEPDVYKKRAGRLRSLAEADCLIIFDESNIRYLTGFTGGDGALLLGPDWTTLLVDGRYITQAGLETKNLEISEFKNRTEAISAVFQKRGAICIGFESSVVTYGEYLRLRDSLPRATLQPLGSSLDLLRAVKDDAEVGEIKKAIRVAEKALTDVISLIKPGVTEAELAYELEYRMRRGGAERMSFETIVATGPDAALPHATPGRRRVAAGDFVLIDYGAVVNGYHSDETRTFCVGSPSPEQREAYQLVREAHDRALGAIRAGVSCGEIDEVARSFLAENGLARYFSHGTGHGVGLEIHEPPRLSAGRAEILEAGMVVTVEPGVYFPGEWGIRIEDMALVGKDSCEVLTTPGVGLVEL; from the coding sequence ATGCAGCCTGAACCGGATGTCTATAAAAAGCGAGCAGGGCGTCTTCGCAGCCTTGCGGAAGCGGATTGTCTGATTATTTTCGACGAAAGCAATATCCGTTATCTGACCGGGTTTACCGGCGGCGACGGGGCGCTGCTGCTTGGCCCTGACTGGACGACCCTGCTGGTGGATGGTCGTTATATAACGCAGGCTGGACTTGAGACAAAGAATCTGGAAATAAGCGAGTTCAAAAACCGGACAGAGGCAATATCCGCCGTTTTTCAAAAGCGGGGCGCCATTTGCATAGGTTTTGAGTCTTCAGTCGTTACCTATGGAGAATATCTGCGACTGCGGGATTCGCTGCCGCGGGCAACGCTTCAGCCCTTGGGCAGCAGCCTCGATTTACTGCGGGCCGTCAAGGACGATGCCGAAGTGGGCGAGATAAAAAAGGCAATCCGGGTAGCAGAAAAAGCATTGACAGATGTAATTAGTTTGATTAAACCGGGCGTCACGGAAGCGGAGCTCGCCTACGAGCTTGAATACCGGATGCGTCGGGGCGGCGCGGAAAGGATGTCCTTCGAGACGATTGTCGCGACGGGACCGGATGCGGCCCTTCCCCACGCAACCCCGGGAAGGCGCAGGGTGGCTGCCGGGGATTTTGTCCTGATCGATTATGGCGCGGTTGTTAACGGATACCATTCGGATGAGACGCGGACTTTTTGTGTCGGTTCTCCCTCGCCCGAACAGCGGGAGGCTTACCAGCTCGTTAGGGAGGCTCATGACCGCGCTCTCGGGGCAATCCGGGCGGGCGTTTCCTGCGGCGAGATAGACGAAGTTGCCCGATCTTTTCTCGCTGAGAACGGGCTTGCCCGGTATTTTTCCCATGGCACAGGTCATGGCGTGGGGCTGGAGATTCACGAGCCGCCCCGGCTGTCGGCGGGCAGAGCGGAAATCTTGGAGGCCGGGATGGTGGTTACGGTCGAGCCGGGGGTTTATTTCCCCGGGGAATGGGGCATCAGGATCGAGGATATGGCGCTTGTGGGGAAGGATAGCTGCGAGGTTTTGACTACCCCGGGCGTTGGTCTTGTGGAGCTTTAG
- a CDS encoding tetratricopeptide repeat protein: protein MNNENSNQGRRSFLAEMEPYFERDESQVVLNLAQARLKRIPDDLDARIAICRVWLQQGRIDEARDLLGEMEDILSGLSRLYACMGDLYTKKGLADEAELFYRKFTALNPASAPALDSADRLKEIGALAEAEGYEREEPEGENSDTFPDFGTVTLAELYIRQGHLPMAEEMLEKITGRDPQNERAGALLQDVRARLGKQAGGQKNAGVIIELERWLENIGNLCRHAA from the coding sequence ATGAATAACGAGAATAGCAACCAGGGACGAAGGTCGTTTCTTGCCGAAATGGAGCCCTATTTCGAGCGCGACGAGTCGCAGGTCGTGCTTAATCTGGCGCAGGCAAGGCTGAAAAGGATTCCCGATGATCTCGATGCCCGGATTGCGATTTGCCGCGTCTGGCTGCAGCAGGGGCGCATAGACGAGGCCCGCGATCTGCTTGGCGAAATGGAGGACATCCTGTCCGGCCTTTCCCGCCTCTATGCCTGCATGGGCGATCTTTACACAAAAAAAGGGCTCGCAGACGAAGCGGAGCTGTTTTATCGAAAGTTCACCGCCCTGAATCCGGCCTCGGCTCCGGCGCTCGATTCGGCAGATAGACTGAAGGAAATAGGGGCGCTTGCCGAAGCGGAGGGCTATGAACGAGAGGAGCCGGAGGGGGAAAACTCTGACACGTTCCCCGATTTTGGGACAGTGACCCTGGCCGAGCTTTATATCCGCCAGGGCCATCTCCCGATGGCTGAAGAGATGCTGGAGAAGATAACCGGTCGCGATCCCCAAAACGAGCGGGCGGGGGCGCTGCTGCAGGATGTCCGCGCCCGTCTTGGCAAGCAGGCGGGCGGGCAAAAAAATGCGGGCGTCATAATTGAGCTTGAGCGCTGGCTGGAAAATATAGGGAATTTATGTCGCCATGCAGCCTGA
- the lptC gene encoding LPS export ABC transporter periplasmic protein LptC, with protein MSIPVLFSMKKNILFGVIAAVIIAGGAAFFYWQNEAPNVQTKTNLQPAYRTQIDGLRFYELYHGRRVISITADRFAIGKGKLGFFSTGLTRKATIQNTVIEIYTAIPTTVAPTGKLSPHPGKTPNFTRLFAAETFSALLPVRNIAEIEITPVTIRLRDDDAVLTSIFAVKAVLLFREKQIRFTGQVRVASGDAELLTEELVFIPETSLLQTDQPFLLKRGSVALRGARLTTDIFLKPGTAK; from the coding sequence ATGAGCATTCCAGTCCTATTCTCGATGAAGAAAAATATCCTTTTCGGGGTGATTGCCGCGGTTATCATAGCCGGCGGGGCGGCCTTTTTTTATTGGCAGAACGAAGCGCCGAATGTGCAAACGAAGACCAACTTACAGCCAGCTTACCGAACGCAAATAGACGGTTTGCGGTTTTACGAGCTGTACCACGGCCGACGGGTGATCTCAATCACTGCCGACAGATTCGCCATCGGGAAGGGAAAACTTGGGTTTTTCAGCACCGGCCTTACCCGAAAGGCGACGATTCAAAATACGGTCATCGAGATTTATACCGCTATACCAACCACCGTTGCGCCTACCGGCAAACTGTCTCCGCATCCTGGAAAAACTCCTAATTTCACGCGCCTGTTTGCCGCCGAAACCTTCTCCGCCCTCCTGCCCGTGCGCAATATCGCGGAAATAGAAATCACGCCCGTCACAATCAGGCTCCGCGATGACGATGCCGTACTCACAAGCATTTTCGCAGTCAAAGCGGTCCTTCTCTTCCGGGAAAAGCAGATACGCTTCACGGGCCAGGTGCGGGTCGCATCCGGAGACGCGGAACTACTGACGGAAGAGCTTGTCTTCATTCCGGAAACCTCCCTGCTGCAAACGGACCAGCCCTTCCTCCTGAAGCGGGGCAGCGTCGCCCTCCGAGGCGCCCGCCTCACAACCGACATCTTCCTGAAACCGGGCACAGCCAAATAA
- a CDS encoding type II toxin-antitoxin system HipA family toxin, with translation MSRLNVWMHGKNVGVLEGPDPYVFAYNPDAASSPVVSLTMPVRLQSWTESALHPIFQMNLPEGAMLIAIRQAIAKIARTDDISLLKILGGYQIGRNRFVSSEGEPFPEAAGGPLPKPAELESILKYPDTAELFRELMARFLLRSGISGVQPKAMIDLRDRVTFRSSSYVVKSWGDDYPQLAANEYFCMLAAGRSGLQTPEFHLTDDGRLFVMKRFDIGADGKCFGFEDMCVLQGLGADRKYDSTYERIARSIAQFVSPQHRAGAQEAFFQSLVLSTALRNGDAHLKNYGIIYDDETGGDIRLAPIYDIVTTAAYLPRDIPALSLGGSKKWWPGAKLRNFGVVHCGLSQRTIREIFDAVLGAVGQTRTDVRQYAEDRPVFRDVAGKMLAAWETGLAACSIVGSH, from the coding sequence ATGAGCAGGCTGAATGTCTGGATGCATGGGAAAAATGTCGGCGTCTTGGAGGGGCCGGATCCGTACGTGTTTGCCTATAATCCCGATGCGGCGTCCTCGCCGGTGGTTTCCCTGACCATGCCCGTCCGCCTGCAGAGTTGGACGGAAAGCGCCCTGCATCCGATTTTTCAGATGAATCTTCCTGAGGGCGCTATGCTGATCGCCATCCGGCAGGCGATCGCCAAGATCGCCCGGACGGACGATATCTCCCTTCTGAAGATCCTCGGGGGCTACCAGATAGGTCGAAACCGCTTCGTGTCGTCGGAGGGCGAGCCGTTTCCTGAAGCTGCCGGGGGGCCCTTGCCGAAGCCGGCGGAGTTAGAGTCTATCCTCAAATATCCCGATACGGCAGAACTTTTCCGAGAGCTTATGGCGCGGTTTCTCCTTCGGTCCGGCATCTCCGGCGTTCAGCCAAAGGCTATGATCGACCTCCGGGACAGGGTTACGTTCCGCTCCTCCTCTTATGTTGTGAAATCGTGGGGCGACGATTATCCCCAGTTGGCGGCGAACGAATACTTTTGCATGCTTGCAGCCGGGCGCTCCGGCCTGCAGACGCCGGAATTTCACCTCACAGACGACGGGCGTCTCTTCGTTATGAAGCGCTTCGACATCGGTGCGGATGGAAAATGCTTTGGTTTCGAGGACATGTGCGTCCTGCAGGGACTCGGTGCGGATCGTAAATACGACAGCACCTACGAGCGGATTGCTCGGTCCATTGCCCAGTTCGTATCGCCGCAGCACCGTGCTGGCGCACAGGAGGCCTTTTTCCAATCGCTTGTTCTTTCGACGGCGCTGCGAAACGGGGATGCGCACCTGAAAAACTACGGCATTATTTATGATGATGAGACCGGCGGCGATATTCGCCTTGCGCCGATCTACGATATAGTGACTACGGCCGCCTACCTCCCTCGGGATATCCCGGCCCTGTCGCTGGGCGGATCGAAAAAGTGGTGGCCAGGCGCCAAGTTGCGCAATTTCGGCGTCGTCCACTGCGGTTTGTCCCAGCGGACGATCCGGGAAATCTTCGACGCCGTATTGGGAGCAGTTGGTCAGACGAGAACGGATGTGCGGCAATATGCAGAAGACCGCCCGGTTTTTCGGGACGTTGCAGGGAAAATGCTCGCGGCTTGGGAAACCGGACTGGCCGCGTGCTCAATTGTCGGCAGCCACTAA
- a CDS encoding helix-turn-helix domain-containing protein, translating into MLFVLGRSIREARKKRRLTQAEVAKAVGIGRASLGRLEGGVIPEIGIRKVFRVLDFLDLEFNVRSRGAPPTLEELKKDRAP; encoded by the coding sequence ATGCTGTTTGTACTGGGTCGCTCAATTCGGGAGGCAAGAAAAAAACGGCGACTAACCCAGGCGGAGGTTGCAAAAGCGGTCGGAATTGGGCGCGCCTCCTTGGGGCGGCTGGAAGGCGGCGTGATTCCGGAAATCGGTATTCGGAAGGTTTTTCGGGTGCTGGATTTTCTCGACTTGGAGTTTAATGTTCGTTCTCGGGGCGCTCCGCCGACCTTGGAAGAATTGAAAAAGGACAGGGCGCCATGA
- a CDS encoding AMP-binding protein has translation MECVRKTIWQMVGEIVERYPERDALIHRERGVRCSYRQLGLAVEQTARGMIALGLEKGDRIALWAPNIPEWIIAFLGIAAIGGVVVPVDPGAREDDLRYLLEQSECRGIIMAAGMEGQEYVEMLRSIRDKLPLLQQTIAISAEIFPNMLPWTELAGRGASVAPERFQSAAAAVHPEEPVAIMFTSGTTGRPKGVTLAHLGLLNKSIFSNERQGLTHADRVCLFFPLFHMFGNTCIALSSLIQGAALIMPAAAFDPPKILQAIREEGCTAIYGSPSMLIALLENPAFRKEEWALVKRGVLGGAPCPVELMRKLVEDVGVSGIAVAYGTTEASSWLTMTHPDDPVELRVGTIGTSLACNEVRIVDPQTGEALAAGIPGEICTRGFLMQGYYRMPGATANAIDHDGWYHTGDLGRMDERGYIYITGRLKDVIRRDGREIYPSEIEDVLYRHPEIAEAQVFGFPHPEKGQEAAAWVRLKEGSLLTEQQVADYLQATVAPDKMPGNIKIVASFPMTRSGKVQKFKLAELI, from the coding sequence ATGGAATGTGTGCGAAAGACTATCTGGCAGATGGTGGGGGAAATCGTCGAGCGCTACCCCGAGAGGGATGCCCTGATCCATCGGGAACGCGGGGTGCGTTGCAGCTATCGCCAGTTGGGGCTGGCTGTGGAGCAGACGGCCCGGGGAATGATCGCGCTGGGGCTCGAAAAGGGAGACCGGATTGCCCTGTGGGCCCCGAACATCCCGGAGTGGATCATCGCCTTTCTCGGGATCGCCGCAATCGGGGGGGTAGTTGTTCCCGTCGATCCCGGAGCGCGGGAAGACGATCTGCGCTACCTTCTGGAGCAGTCAGAATGCCGGGGCATCATCATGGCCGCCGGGATGGAGGGACAGGAATATGTGGAGATGCTTCGCAGTATCAGGGATAAGTTGCCCCTCCTGCAGCAGACAATTGCCATCTCCGCGGAAATTTTCCCCAATATGCTCCCGTGGACGGAGCTTGCCGGGCGCGGGGCAAGCGTGGCGCCGGAGCGTTTTCAAAGCGCCGCCGCCGCGGTTCATCCGGAGGAACCGGTCGCCATCATGTTTACCTCCGGCACAACGGGCCGGCCCAAGGGGGTAACGCTGGCTCACCTCGGACTCCTCAACAAATCAATTTTTTCCAACGAGCGTCAGGGCTTGACTCATGCCGACCGGGTTTGTCTCTTCTTTCCCCTTTTTCACATGTTCGGAAATACCTGCATCGCCCTTTCGAGCCTGATTCAGGGAGCGGCGCTGATCATGCCAGCCGCGGCCTTTGACCCCCCGAAAATTCTCCAAGCCATTCGGGAAGAAGGCTGCACGGCCATTTACGGCTCTCCCTCCATGCTTATCGCCCTGCTGGAAAACCCGGCATTCCGCAAGGAGGAATGGGCCCTGGTCAAAAGAGGCGTCCTCGGCGGAGCGCCCTGTCCCGTCGAACTGATGCGGAAACTGGTGGAAGACGTGGGCGTCTCCGGAATCGCCGTGGCCTATGGAACTACCGAGGCCAGTTCATGGCTGACCATGACTCATCCGGACGACCCCGTGGAGCTGCGGGTGGGGACGATCGGCACCTCCCTTGCATGCAACGAAGTCAGGATTGTTGATCCGCAGACCGGCGAAGCTCTGGCGGCGGGAATCCCCGGAGAAATCTGCACCCGCGGTTTTCTGATGCAGGGATACTACCGGATGCCGGGGGCAACAGCAAACGCCATCGACCATGACGGCTGGTACCATACCGGGGATCTGGGGCGGATGGATGAACGGGGCTATATATACATCACCGGACGGCTGAAGGATGTGATCCGCAGAGACGGGCGGGAAATCTATCCATCGGAAATAGAAGATGTTTTGTACAGACATCCGGAAATCGCCGAGGCGCAGGTCTTCGGCTTTCCTCATCCGGAAAAGGGGCAGGAGGCGGCAGCCTGGGTGCGGTTGAAGGAGGGCTCGCTCCTTACTGAACAGCAGGTGGCTGACTACCTGCAAGCAACCGTCGCTCCCGACAAAATGCCAGGCAATATCAAGATCGTAGCGAGCTTTCCGATGACCAGAAGCGGCAAGGTGCAGAAGTTCAAACTCGCCGAATTAATATAG
- a CDS encoding ATP-binding protein: MITRDITEELLRSAAEYPVVTVLGPRQSGKTTLARLTFPDKPYFSLEDPDIRMAAETDPRGFLAQMPEGGILDEVQRLPALLSYLQGIVDKTRKRGLFILTGSHQPQLHEAISQSLAGRTAMLALWPFSLHELRSYGPALDPFDLIHRGFFPRLHEEAMEPRRFFNGYLLTCVERDVRALIQVRDLSQFQKFLVLLAGRLGQVVNLASLGNDVGASSTSIRNWLSVLKASYIVFELPPFFKNVQKRVIKSPKIFFTDVGLAAFLLGIHTAEQASRDPLRGNLYQNLIIADIVKSALNKGIRPEIYFFRDSHGNEVDLLIRENGALTPVEIKSAATFSRDFISKIEWFHTLEGSRAKAGAVLYNGEQPFNVRNVRVFNPLREEDLWKTLTD; this comes from the coding sequence ATGATTACTCGTGACATCACGGAAGAACTGCTCCGTTCCGCCGCGGAGTACCCGGTGGTTACCGTTCTGGGGCCGCGCCAGTCGGGAAAAACCACGTTAGCGCGTCTGACGTTTCCGGACAAGCCGTACTTTTCGCTGGAGGATCCGGATATCCGCATGGCGGCGGAAACCGATCCGCGCGGATTTCTTGCTCAGATGCCGGAGGGAGGCATCCTCGATGAGGTGCAACGGCTTCCCGCACTTCTCTCCTATCTGCAGGGAATAGTTGACAAAACCCGAAAACGCGGGCTGTTTATCCTGACCGGCAGCCATCAACCGCAACTTCACGAAGCAATCAGCCAATCGCTGGCGGGGCGGACGGCCATGCTGGCATTGTGGCCTTTTTCGCTGCATGAACTTCGCTCTTACGGACCCGCACTGGATCCCTTCGACTTGATCCACCGCGGATTTTTCCCCAGGCTTCACGAAGAGGCTATGGAACCGCGCCGGTTTTTCAATGGCTACCTGCTAACCTGCGTTGAGCGCGATGTGCGCGCCTTGATCCAAGTACGCGACCTTTCGCAGTTTCAAAAATTCCTCGTCCTGCTGGCCGGACGGCTGGGACAGGTTGTCAATTTAGCATCACTTGGCAATGATGTAGGCGCTTCCAGCACCTCAATCAGAAATTGGCTATCCGTGCTGAAGGCCTCGTATATTGTGTTCGAACTCCCTCCGTTTTTCAAGAACGTTCAAAAGCGGGTAATCAAATCGCCCAAAATATTCTTTACCGATGTGGGGCTCGCCGCCTTTCTGCTCGGCATCCACACCGCCGAGCAGGCCTCGCGCGATCCTTTGCGCGGAAATCTTTACCAAAACCTGATTATCGCGGACATAGTGAAAAGCGCACTCAACAAGGGCATAAGACCTGAAATTTATTTTTTCCGGGACTCCCACGGCAACGAGGTCGATCTTCTCATCCGCGAAAACGGAGCGCTTACACCTGTAGAGATAAAATCGGCCGCGACATTTTCCAGGGACTTCATCAGTAAGATCGAATGGTTCCATACGTTGGAGGGGTCACGCGCAAAAGCAGGCGCCGTTCTCTACAATGGCGAGCAGCCATTCAACGTCCGCAATGTTCGTGTTTTCAATCCGCTTCGTGAGGAAGATCTCTGGAAAACGCTTACCGATTAA